A single region of the Brachypodium distachyon strain Bd21 chromosome 3, Brachypodium_distachyon_v3.0, whole genome shotgun sequence genome encodes:
- the LOC100842876 gene encoding uncharacterized protein LOC100842876 isoform X2, producing MVMMGQLGRFVDGIKSKLRAGGGGKNGKKAAAAAAAYDKMGKTDSMRVEIRSRQAQKLIAKNLVAADSIGRRSRNKRFFLAF from the coding sequence ATGGTGATGATGGGGCAGCTGGGGAGGTTCGTGGACGGCATCAAGTCCAAGctgcgggccggcggcggcgggaagaaCGGCAAgaaggctgcggcggcggcggcggcgtatgACAAGATGGGAAAGACGGACAGCATGAGGGTGGAGATCAGGAGCCGGCAGGCGCAGAAGCTCATCGCCAAGAACCTCGTCGCCGCAGACTCCATCggccgcaggagcaggaacaagcgcttcttcctcgccttcTGA
- the LOC100842569 gene encoding uncharacterized protein LOC100842569, producing the protein MVMMGQLGRFVDGIKSKLRAGGGGKSRKAAAAAAAYDKMGKTDSMRVEIKSRQAQKLIAKNLVAADSIGRRSRNKRFFLAF; encoded by the coding sequence ATGGTGATGATGGGGCAGCTGGGGAGGTTCGTGGACGGCATCAAGTCCAAGctgcgggccggcggcggcgggaagagcagaaaggcggcggcagcggcagcggcgtacGACAAGATGGGAAAGACGGACAGCATGAGGGTGGAGATCAAGAGCCGGCAGGCGCAGAAGCTCATCGCCAAGAACCTCGTCGCCGCAGACTCCATCGGCCGAAGGAGCAGGAACAAGCgcttcttcctcgccttcTGA
- the LOC100842876 gene encoding uncharacterized protein LOC100842876 isoform X1 — translation MVYFKSACTGIICLLIWSSMVQLGTTILLRHAWSRVLEGCSCYQAGGRRYVSARRIRLTATKQAKPYSSRKRTIFDFLAHVRRFSHQEIKVLTRSSASTPAMPKCLPHLLRGPVCPALCPSLCCQLSASASFCPLPFFLFLHRELAAEREMVMMGQLGRFVDGIKSKLRAGGGGKNGKKAAAAAAAYDKMGKTDSMRVEIRSRQAQKLIAKNLVAADSIGRRSRNKRFFLAF, via the exons ATGGTGTACTTCAAATCTGCGTGCACAGGGATTATATGTCTGTTGATTTGGTCGTCCATGGTCCAGCTTGGAACAACTATATTACTACGTCATGCTTGGTCTCGAGTTCTCGAGGGCTGTTCTTGTTATcaggccggcggccggcgttaCGTCTCAGCCAGACGCATCCGCTTGACCGCAACCAAGCAAGCAAAGCCATATTCCTCACGCAAACGAACGATCTTTGATTTCCTGGCGCACGTACGGAGATTTTCCCACCAGGAAATAAAGGTATTAACTCGATCATCAGCGTCAACTCCCGCTATGCCTAAATGTCTTCCCCATTTATTAAGAG GACCTGTCTGTCCTGCGCTGTGTCCATCTCTCTGTTGTCAGTTGTCTGCCTCGGCTAGCTTTTGTCCTctgcccttcttcctcttcctgcaCAG GGAATTGGCTGCCGAGAGAGAGATGGTGATGATGGGGCAGCTGGGGAGGTTCGTGGACGGCATCAAGTCCAAGctgcgggccggcggcggcgggaagaaCGGCAAgaaggctgcggcggcggcggcggcgtatgACAAGATGGGAAAGACGGACAGCATGAGGGTGGAGATCAGGAGCCGGCAGGCGCAGAAGCTCATCGCCAAGAACCTCGTCGCCGCAGACTCCATCggccgcaggagcaggaacaagcgcttcttcctcgccttcTGA